A window of Synechococcus sp. MEDNS5 contains these coding sequences:
- the psbQ gene encoding photosystem II protein PsbQ: MLSALRRLAAFCLCLALCFGLAACSGDANGKPATISPDDMAVIRRQVEGFTAAKERLPELAQLVNERDWTFTRNLIHGPMQEVGREMLYINQRLLPQDRAQANDLAAALKEAMADLDEAARLQDGARLQKAYVEVATGFSNYSQVIPAQALN, encoded by the coding sequence ATGCTGAGCGCCCTGCGTCGCCTTGCTGCGTTCTGCCTCTGTCTCGCTCTCTGCTTCGGCCTGGCCGCCTGCAGTGGCGACGCCAATGGCAAGCCTGCCACCATCAGTCCCGACGACATGGCGGTGATTCGTCGCCAAGTTGAAGGTTTCACTGCTGCTAAGGAGCGTTTACCTGAACTGGCTCAGCTTGTGAACGAGCGCGACTGGACGTTCACGCGCAACTTGATCCATGGCCCTATGCAGGAGGTGGGTCGGGAGATGCTCTACATCAATCAGCGACTGCTTCCCCAGGACCGCGCCCAGGCCAATGATCTGGCAGCAGCCCTCAAGGAGGCCATGGCCGATCTGGATGAGGCTGCCCGGCTGCAAGACGGTGCTCGCCTCCAGAAGGCCTATGTGGAGGTGGCTACCGGCTTCTCCAACTACTCCCAGGTCATCCCTGCCCAGGCTCTGAACTGA
- a CDS encoding FAD-binding oxidoreductase: MGAGIVGTATSWHLSRLGHAVLLLDPCLASAVPKASSQRRLNGSTASLGVLMGHAFRRSSGRGWRLRQLSMALWPSWVSQLDHPTSPLSLQTPLAQLAASEEEAERMRQLAQARQGRGLRFLDEPALPPAPTPWPRPGHGALLSEQDGRVDPLGLMRALRRAFDAQGGTMQATTAQRLERSGAGCEGRWRVITADGDPLRVDAVVICSALGSSQLIEPLGHHRPMGAVLGQVLDLKLPNPQSSWKDWPAVLTCGGVNLIPHGDQQLWLGATVEPGTVADSSHVFAMKTLNKLAPPWLKDAECIGQWQGLRARPQDRPAPLLEHLEPGLILASGHYRNGVLLAPASAEWVGQQIDSSILTGS; this comes from the coding sequence ATCGGTGCCGGCATCGTCGGCACCGCCACGTCCTGGCATCTCAGCCGCCTTGGACATGCAGTATTGCTGCTGGACCCCTGCCTGGCATCAGCAGTTCCGAAGGCATCGAGCCAACGCCGTTTGAACGGGAGCACAGCGTCCCTCGGCGTACTCATGGGCCATGCCTTTCGCCGTTCCAGCGGCCGAGGCTGGCGACTGCGCCAGCTGAGCATGGCGCTCTGGCCATCCTGGGTCTCACAGCTTGACCATCCGACCTCACCGCTCAGCCTGCAGACCCCTCTGGCGCAGCTAGCCGCCAGCGAGGAAGAAGCAGAGCGCATGCGACAGCTCGCGCAAGCCAGGCAGGGAAGGGGACTGCGCTTTCTCGATGAGCCAGCGTTGCCTCCAGCGCCCACGCCATGGCCGCGACCAGGCCACGGGGCTCTGCTGTCCGAACAGGATGGACGGGTGGATCCTCTTGGACTGATGCGCGCCCTCCGGCGGGCTTTCGACGCGCAAGGCGGAACGATGCAGGCGACCACGGCTCAGCGTCTGGAGCGCTCCGGTGCCGGCTGCGAAGGTCGGTGGCGAGTGATCACGGCCGATGGGGATCCGCTGCGCGTTGATGCCGTGGTGATCTGTTCGGCCCTGGGCAGTTCGCAATTAATCGAACCTCTGGGACACCACCGACCGATGGGCGCCGTGCTCGGGCAGGTGCTGGATTTGAAACTGCCGAACCCTCAGTCCAGCTGGAAAGACTGGCCAGCCGTGCTTACCTGCGGCGGCGTCAATCTGATCCCCCACGGCGATCAGCAGCTGTGGTTGGGAGCCACCGTGGAGCCGGGCACGGTGGCGGATTCCTCCCACGTGTTCGCGATGAAAACGCTGAACAAGCTGGCGCCCCCGTGGTTGAAGGATGCTGAATGCATCGGCCAGTGGCAAGGATTGCGTGCACGCCCGCAGGACCGGCCGGCACCGCTTCTGGAGCATTTGGAACCTGGTTTGATACTGGCTTCTGGCCACTACCGCAATGGCGTACTGCTGGCTCCAGCCAGCGCCGAATGGGTGGGCCAGCAAATTGATTCATCAATCCTTACCGGCTCTTAA
- the pstS gene encoding phosphate ABC transporter substrate-binding protein PstS, whose translation MRRSFQARALTTVAGITAGISLAACSSGGGGGGDQLKGSLSGAGASFPAAIYTRWFQELAPQGIQVNYQSVGSGAGVRQFQAGTVDFGASDAPMKPEDIAKVPRGVLQIPMTAGAIAVAYNLPGCELKLTQEQLAGIFLGKIKNYSEVGCDDKAISIVRRSDGSGTTYNFTKHLSAISDAWKNGPGTGKSVAWPTGVGAKGNEGVAAQLNQIDGGLGYVEVAYVKGKLQAAALANASGEQVKPTNESESTALASIDLGPDLIGGNPNPPKGYPIVTFTWILAYKEGNADKTELLQKAFNFMLSEKSQSQAPELGYVSLPAEVVEKSKAAVAQISQ comes from the coding sequence ATGCGTCGTTCTTTTCAAGCCCGAGCGCTCACTACCGTTGCGGGAATCACCGCAGGCATCAGCCTCGCCGCCTGCTCTTCAGGCGGTGGCGGCGGCGGAGACCAACTCAAGGGCAGCCTGTCTGGAGCTGGCGCCTCATTCCCAGCAGCCATCTACACCCGTTGGTTCCAGGAACTGGCTCCCCAGGGCATCCAGGTGAACTACCAGTCGGTTGGCTCCGGCGCCGGTGTGCGTCAGTTCCAAGCCGGCACCGTGGACTTCGGAGCCTCTGACGCGCCGATGAAGCCTGAGGACATCGCCAAAGTGCCGCGCGGCGTGCTGCAGATCCCGATGACCGCAGGGGCCATCGCCGTGGCCTACAACCTTCCGGGCTGCGAACTGAAGCTCACCCAGGAACAACTGGCCGGCATCTTCCTCGGCAAGATCAAGAACTACAGCGAGGTGGGCTGTGATGACAAGGCCATCTCCATTGTCCGTCGTTCCGATGGCTCCGGCACCACTTACAACTTCACCAAGCACCTCTCAGCCATCAGCGATGCCTGGAAGAACGGTCCCGGAACCGGCAAGTCTGTGGCCTGGCCCACAGGCGTTGGTGCCAAAGGCAACGAAGGTGTCGCCGCCCAGCTGAATCAGATCGACGGTGGTCTGGGTTACGTGGAAGTGGCCTACGTGAAAGGGAAGCTGCAGGCCGCTGCCTTGGCTAATGCATCCGGTGAGCAGGTGAAGCCCACCAACGAGAGCGAGAGCACGGCTCTGGCTTCGATCGATCTGGGTCCCGATCTGATCGGGGGCAATCCCAATCCTCCCAAGGGCTATCCGATCGTGACCTTCACCTGGATCCTTGCTTACAAGGAAGGCAACGCCGACAAGACCGAGCTTCTGCAAAAGGCCTTCAACTTCATGCTCTCTGAGAAGTCCCAGAGCCAGGCACCGGAACTGGGCTACGTCTCCC